In one Thermocrinis jamiesonii genomic region, the following are encoded:
- a CDS encoding proton-conducting transporter membrane subunit has protein sequence MEAVLIVLLPLLSFLIVGLFGRKLGDLPSAIITVLGSFFAFLLSIPASIKALSSPFSVSLYEFISLGNYTLRLGLYFDPLSSLTASLVCLIATLIFIYSIGYMQNLFGQWTYKFYAYLSFFLFSMLMIVLSDNLLGMFFGWEGVGLASYLLIGYFHQQKYATNSAFEAFVMNRIGDWLYLFGIFAVFYLFGSLNLLEIFEKVDAVDP, from the coding sequence ATGGAAGCAGTCCTTATAGTTTTGCTACCACTGCTGTCTTTCTTAATAGTAGGTTTATTTGGAAGGAAGTTAGGGGATTTACCTTCTGCCATCATCACAGTTCTTGGATCCTTTTTTGCCTTTTTGCTCTCCATACCAGCATCAATAAAAGCTCTCTCTTCTCCATTCTCAGTGTCACTTTATGAGTTTATCTCACTCGGAAACTACACCCTAAGGCTTGGACTTTACTTTGACCCACTGTCCTCTTTAACCGCCTCCCTAGTGTGCTTGATAGCTACGCTGATCTTCATCTACTCCATCGGATACATGCAAAACCTCTTTGGTCAATGGACCTACAAGTTCTACGCATACCTGTCCTTTTTCCTCTTTTCTATGCTCATGATCGTCCTTTCGGACAACCTCCTTGGTATGTTCTTTGGTTGGGAAGGTGTGGGCCTTGCTTCTTATCTTCTTATCGGATACTTCCATCAGCAAAAATACGCTACAAACTCAGCCTTTGAAGCCTTTGTAATGAACAGAATAGGAGACTGGCTTTACCTTTTTGGCATTTTCGCAGTCTTTTATCTGTTTGGCAGTTTAAACCTTCTTGAGATCTTTGAAAAGGTGGATGCGGTGGATCCT